DNA from Triplophysa dalaica isolate WHDGS20190420 chromosome 21, ASM1584641v1, whole genome shotgun sequence:
ATGAGAATTTCGTGGGAATTCTTCTAGCTTTTGAGCATCTGAGATGCTTTTGAACACaagatatattttgtacatGCACGTTTCAATACGCAAACATTGCAATAACCCACCACACAATAATCCCAGTTGAAATcatttatgaatatatatttattaccGGTTATTACCGTAGTGTATACgtgagttaatgatgaacaAACAGGTGTGGATGAATGGATTATCCACCAGTAGCTTCATAGTGGCTTGTGTAGATGATCTTACAGATGTTACTTGCTCATAAACGAAGGCTAAACTGGTAGCTACACTGACATTTAAACCTATGCATTCATAGTTATTATCTCATACAAGCACATGCAAATAAAGAGAACAACTGTGGATTTGTCCGCGGCAACATCTAGGGAATGCATGACAATGAATCTAAGCTACAGGTTGAATGAAAAAACTcacattcaaacacaaacacaggctCTGATTGGTCAGGCCAGCACAGGGTCTCAGGTTGCCTAACAACGCAATCAGAATCGGGGGAGGGCTTTTGGGAGGCAGTTTATGGATGGAGAGAAGAAAATACCTGGAATTTTgccaaagaaaataaacaaagagaggaagagattACACacatagagcgagagagagagagagagagagagagagagagagagaagacctTATAAAGGTGTAAATAGAGCACAGAGCATTATCAATCATAAGATCTGACAGGAGAAAAGTGCCTTTGCCTTAAGGAACAACCCTACAAATACACCCTTGTAATACAACCTTACTCAACAACTTTAATGTAGTCAAAGCAATATTTATTAGCAAAATTGCATTAGTTATGAACAAAATACATGGGAATAAAATATGGTATAAAAGCAACTGGAAAACTTGTGTTACATACATTAATGGTGTCCAAATCTACAGATAGACTTATAGGATTCAGAATATCATACTTGCACTCTTTTTTTCACTAACCTAGCAGCTCCCAAGTAACCACCCAGTCTTATGGTGGAAATGCATTATAAcacattaaaggaaaagtttaaCCAccaatgaaaattcggtcatcctttattcacccttatgtcatttaaaacccgTACACAACTTTTCCTCTATTCTGCGAAAGGATTTGTGAActgcagtggttttgtgttcaaacaagTCAACGagtgtcagtgttgtttggctcccaacgttcttcaaaacatcttattttgcgttctgcagaagacagaaagccATAGGTTTGAATGTTAAGAGGGTgcatgatgaaagatttttattttaagataaactatgcctttaaaaacCATTAAGCAACCCCCTCAATTTCATTttccacacaaaataaaaattgcttttaatttgtttggttatttgacttttcagttttgtttcagaacaataaaataactttcACAGACGAACAGAaggcacacaaacatcacatatGTTCCACACCTTATCTCATCCACCCAAACTAACCCCATATCCTGTTCATTTTTTCTCGGCCTATCTTAACAGCACGCTCACCAGGCCTGGTAAACACTTCCTGTTGGGTCAGTCACAGCCGTTTCTTGTTGGTAACATCTGATTGATTACTACTTCAGTTACATTGGACAAACACACGTCTGGAGAAAAAGTATAAGAGGAACCAATAAACGTTTTCTGATCTGATCCTTTAAAAAACGAATAGCACATCTCTATAACTTTAGCTCTCTAACTACATGTGTGaggaaacaaaaatgatgctccactaatgaaatgtatttttgtaataaaccaAAATACACACAGGAACTGAAAGACAAAACGGAAGGAACTCCCAAGGCATTGTGGGAAGAAACCCCACGTATGGATGAGATAAGACAATGATAGTAAATATGAGTTCTAGTAGTCTGcctgtttttctttgtgtcaGCATGAGCTCTGATTGGCCACTTGCTCTGCAGTGTGGGCGGTCCTTTTGAGTGGGTGAGATGAAGCCGTTTTCAGTatgaggaaatgaaaaaaaggagAGCGTTGCTACGGTAACAAGGCGGGCCGTGTGCAAAAAACCTTTAGCCGCAAATGGAGGGGGTTATAAAGGGGTCATATTTCAAAGCATCTTAACTTCCATCTTGAGTTGCGTCAAATGCATTatctgtgtgagtttgtgttcGCAGCATGAAATTGAGATGGGAATATTTTAAGCATGACTGACATAAAAAGACACTGATCCTCAAGGGGCTacaaaaacagaatatttagaatttttgcacagaaaaacaaacggataataaaataaacattaatgttaataaaaacgCTATATAAAATGTAGCAAATAATTATAATGTGCAAGAATGTTCAAAAGCAATAATCTGTGTGTACATGCTGTGTCTAAATATGGACTAAAACAATCGGACCTCTGGAAAACATTACATGGAAACTGTGCGTCATgtcaaacttttatttctgtcaCTTGAATGCAGATCTACCTTAAATAGGAACATGAAATAATAGCTAGTGACGACTTGACTGAGTATTAAACCAAATGAAGAACTAAAAGACAAGGAAATACGTTTTGTTTATATGGCCAGACATATTTAACATCCAAAAGTCTTGTGGGAAATCTAGCATCATCTAGCATGGCTTCATGCTGCCCCCTTCTGTTACTGTGAGGCTAAACATCTGAATGCGTTTGACCTTCACTCAATCCCAAATTTAACTCATATACAGACATGTATGAgaactaaaaaaatatgtttaacttaaaaaaagctggatgttttttaatattagaGGGAGCGCTGTCTGCTGCTAGACATTGTGCTGATTTTGGGGGTTTTAGCATCTCCACGTCCTATAAGCACTGAATCCTTTTTGTGCGAGACCTGAAACAGACCGCAGGAAAATATTGGTGAGCAATTGCCGTCACAATGAGTAAATCACAACAGGAAAGTGTTTAGCTTACATGTCTCCTGATGTGCTGGAGGAGCTCTCCCTGACTCAAAGGTCGATCCTCCTCATCTGTGAGTGAAGAATCCTCAACCTCACTATTGTCCCTGTACGTCAAATAAATATGAGAAACGATTACGATCGGCTTAACAATAATAATCAACAGTGCTGTTTGGGCTTCTTTAAAGGAGTAAGTTCACCTTCAGAAAATTCTGGGATGATTTAATCAcccgcttgtcatttcaaacttgtatgactttctttcttgcgaagaacacaaacgaagatattttgaagaatgttgcctcccattcacttgcattggttacaatagatgGGAACgaggggctgtgctgttctgttaccaacatttttcaaaatatcttcttttgtgttctgcagaacaaggAATgccatacagatttgaaatgcaAAGTGGGCGtgtaaagatgacagaattttcattttgaaggtgaactactcttttttaattgattaattttaCCTGTTAATGGAAGGCTGAACGACAGCCACCTGTCTCTCTATCCCTGGGTTCTGACCCAGAAGGAACTGAGCCGTCATCTCCGGGTCGTAATTCTTTTCCAGGTCCTGTTCAGGCATATGATTTATCTGTTGGTCTAACCTGCACCTATATCTTGACACTTTTGACCCTAAACAAATCTAGACACTTTATAAATTCCCTGTTCATATATTGTGTCCCAGAAAAAAATCGTGATAGTGCCGAGAGTCTTTCTGTACCTTAGAGTTTATGAAAGCTTGCATAGCGAGCAGTTCGGTGGCTTTCTGCTCCAGCAGAGCGAGGTAACTCATGATGTTACTGTCTCTGATCCCAGTGGAGGAACCCACCGTATCTTCCACCAGAGTTCggtcacagtcagttttactaAACACACACTCCACCCCTAGAATTACACCAACACATTCAAACCTCAGGTTTGGCTCACTTCTGGCATCTTTTTGCATGGATTAAATATGATAAACATTACTGTTATATGCTAAATCCATGAAATTTTATAAATCCACCAGACTGGAGCTTTCAGTTTTGGGAAGACTGTGGGTGTCAAGGCTTTGCGTTCAATAGTACTACCAACAATGTAACATAAGTTTGTACCTGCTTTAATCTGACCGAGGGTCTTGCTTATATCATCCGCCTGGGCTTCatactgttgagcttgtgtctCGCACTCAATCTGTTGATCCTTCACCTGCTCTAAAGCCAATTTATATTCCTGTTCCCGCTTGACACCCTCTAAGCGGAACTGCTCCATCTCTTCCCGAATCTGAAATATATTGtaactttcatttttgaagTTATTCaggtaaaagaaaataaatgggtTTAAAAACCTCTACGGTCGTACTTTGGAGGAGGGACCATGACCATGAAGTAGGATAATACTTTTGGGTGTAAACTGACCTTGTATATTTGTTCTCTAAGTATCTCAGCCTTCGTGTTTTGATCATTCACATAGTTGAAGAGAGCAAATTTTCTGTCCtcaactgttaaaaaaacacattatcagCTGTATCACTATAACATACCATAACTGATCTGACGCTTATGAATCTTACGTGTCAACTTTTCAAAATTTTGATTTCAACATCATcttaataaataagctttccatttaTGTATGACTTGTTAGGACATGACGATTTGGCCGTGATACAATTAcagaaaatctggaatctgagtgtGTCAAAAAATTTAGCAAAATCGTCTTTAAAGTTGTCCTAATGAAGTCCTTAGCATTgcatattactcacaaaaataaagttctgATATATGTACGGTTGtacattcacaaaatatcttgatggaacatgatctttacttttattttttctaaatattttgggGATAAAAggaaaatctataattttgacccatacaatgtaattttgcttttactaaaaatgtcctTGTGCTACATAAGACTGATTTTGAGGTCCACGGTCACACATGAGAGCTACAGAAACTGAATGAGTGACAATGATAACACACTGACCAgccaatgaaaatgtttgttctgtCTTGGTAGACGAGCAAACTAACTGAGATTAAATCTGCACAAAACTCCAAACAAACTCACCTTGAATGAAGTTTGTAACCAACATCTCCAGATCGTTCTCTCCAGTCATTTCCTGAATCTTCTGGAAAACCTCCTCCAGAGTATCCGGTGTCTCTTCACCTGTATCAGTTTTCCTCTGCTCCTTCATCTCTGCCAGCATCACAGTCAGATGTTTAGTCAAgctgtttattgttttgctttGATTTGAAGCGTAAATCTTATAGTCACGTCATtgaaaatccattttaatacttatatttatgcattttgcagataattttatccaaagctacacAACTTTTTAgcaatatgtgttttttcaaGGAATCTAACCCATGACCTCTGCGCTGCTAACACAATACTTTACAGACTGAGCAACAAGAACATCTCTGATTCTTTCTTCTCACCAGTTCTGCGATCATCTTCTAATGTGGTTCGctcatgacatttgacattcaTGAACTCTTTGAGTCGCCTTTCGTGAGCGATGACTCTTTCCAGCTCCTTCGTCTCAGACAAGTACTGTACGAGATCCTTCCCGGACATCTCCTTCATCATGCTCATTTCAGCCTGAGCCTCCGctctggacacacacacaatcatgaattaatgaataaatgcaataaCATTTCATCCGAATACACGGCTGATGGGACACACCTGATCTTCAGTATTAGTAAAGCATCTTCAGCTCTCAGTGTATCACTCACCTTACATCATAAGCTGTTCTTATCTCCTTACGAATATCCTGCAGTTTCTGATGGAACAACAAGATTTGTGTTCAGATCGTTTTAACCAAAGTCATGCATTAAACCTAAGATGATCAGAATTCTCAAACCTTCTCCAGTTTGCGATGCAGCTGCTGAAATCGGACACGTTCCATGCGAAGGGTTTCGATATCTTCTCTGAGCTGGCTGTTCTTGGTCATCAGCTCATTAAAGCGCACAAGAGCCTGCAGAAACAGAATCACGCAGTTTACTTCCTGTGTGCATCTAgatcataaacaaacacaccagCATACTAACATAGTTTTCTCACAGGCAATTGTTATTTCAGGAATAACTTTGTTTGTTCAGGTTAAGGTTTCAGAAGCTGCTCTGCGTTCTCAAAGCACttttgtttagctttttttgttttgttgaacttttctttATATAGTCTTTATATAGATGTGTTTGCATTTATACTGCATAACGTTTGGGTCACAGACTTAAACCAGAACTCCCTTATGGTGATATTGGCACAGAGTCTGAGAGAAACTTGCATCTAAAGCGGCATGCTGTAAATGTATGATTCTGTGTTTACCAGGTTCAGTTTGTTCTCGAGGGTGCGAGAGGCTTTCTGAGCGTGACGGCTCTGAGACGTGAGACGTGGCTCCGAGACCTCTCCTCTCCTCAGTTCTTGCAGCCTTTTCTCCATATTCATGATCTGAACAAAATCCACACAAATTAAGGCAACGATGCTAAAAAAAGTCAGCTCAGACCTTCAAGAATTCTCATGCTGGTTCAGGCAGGTTTATGCTTGTTAGTGCGGGTTTGAAACTAGACATATTTAGGCAGATCCAGACGAATGGATTGATCAAAACTTTATTCCTGGTTAAATTAGTAAAGAATCTTTATTGGTATACTAGAACACCGGCTTACTGAACACAAGcaaccaaaacacaacatatagCATAGTGTCCCTTTAATCTGCACCTCCTGCTTCAGCTGTGATTGagtctgtctctcgctctccaGTTGCTCGTCCAGCACGTCACTCCGCTCCAGCAATGTCCTCAGACTCTGAGTGTCTTGACTGTCGCTCTGTCTGCGTGCCTGACACTCGGACACACGCAGACTGCGCAGCAGCTCCTCCTGTTCCTCACGCAGCTTCGAAATCTCCTCCCTGtgcacacaagaggaaacaaaattACACCCAAACACCCATTTTCTAAAATACATATACACTATACTTTTTTAAAGCAGTAGACTTTAGTGATAAACAAAAAGGGCAGTGTGGGCCATGGGTGTATTTGGGTCTGACCTCTGCTTGCGGATAATATGTTCCGACTGCATTTTGTGGGCCTGATGATCAGACTCCATCATACGATACTGTCTCTGCAGCTTTGCCAACTCTGTCTCAgctgaatgaaaacaaacagaggTCAGATACGCTGCTCATTCCTCTAAAGTTGATATTGATGCTGTTATCGTTTGCCTACCAATCCGATCAAAGTCCATGTCATTGCTGTCAGAGAGTGCACTGTTGGCTCTGCCTCGAGGCATGATGATTTATGCAGTAACTGAAAACAAACCTAACATATCATACAagcttttaaaatcagaaaatgatATATGtagttaaaaaacaatatttcaattaGATGTATGAATTagcatatacatttattaaatgcgGACAAAATGTTTTAGAGATTTTCAGTGAacttgttttttcctttaaactctaaggggcggtttcccggacagggattattttaGGACAAGGGTTTAGTTAAATTAGCatatttaagtaatttaaaaaaacataccttacaaaaaacattacggGTGTGCATCTCGAGACTAAACAACTGCACTaataattttaaagatgttttcgatcaagacacctcCAACATTTAAgtaagtctgggactagtcttaaagtCACCATACAATCAAACAGGACAATTCTAAGTGTTTTaaacagtgttgcagtgatttttataaatgatttatccgtgcacaccaatatttcttttaaattaatttgcatgtgtaatctttaatcaaaaacgttaaaCTCCTCTCCCAATCTCAACAGCAACTCTTCGATACTGCAACAAAAGGCCCAACTTGTCGGCGCCAAGTGGTCCAGTGGACTGTGCGCCTAAATGTTGTGCAGCAGCACTTCCGGCGACCCGAATTTGAATCCCGGCTCGTGGTTCTTTCCTGGCTTCcgattccctctctctcatccaatAATTTGCTGTCTCACTCTAAAAGATGCAAAAGGCCAAAAAAACACAGGGGCCCAACTTACAACAGGCCCAATTTACAACAACCTaatcaaaaagggaagggcaaataaagtcccgccctacattttttctaatttcagaagccgCTTCACTCGGGAACACGTCACGAtatggaaaagaagtcaatcgttACTcccgtttcatggtgactttaagccCAGTCCGGGAAAGCGCCCCTTTATATCATACTCTATACATCAAAACTgtcatttatacatatttgaataaaaatgtgtaacagCATATTGAATGAAAATGGCATCTATATCCAATTTAAACAGTATGGCTCGTGTAGATGTTACTGGTTTGCCCAAGAGCTACAGCAAAAATAGGGGCCTAAGTTATTGTTTGACCATTCCACGTGTGTAAAGTTCCGAAGACAATAAtactattttttatacattatataaagtAATCCAAATGGCAAATTCATgtcatttatgtatataaatgcCTGCTGTATATTAACTTTAATATGCATTCCTTTATGACCCTCCCGGAAGCGTTTCAAAGCTTGCAAAAGCGCTTTGGCACATGCGCACTGTCTTCTGTCACGTGATTACGTACGCTCCACCTGGCGCcggttattatttattttattaagtatttatttatttattcatatttttcccaCGTAACTCCTGGTTGTATTTCtataaaaccaatgcaacatATTTTCAATTTAATCTATCCCACAATCCACCTGGGGCCGTGGCGTTCGCTCACTTGTCAGTGGTCGTTTTGACAAGTAACGTTAACTACTTGAGCTTACCACGGTAATACCTGGTACATGGGCATTCTTTCGAGTATTTTGGAGAACTAtgttaatgcaatgctaaaTATGTAATACGTCAAAACACAATGTTAGTACAATCTAATGgtataaaaattatgaataCGTTATATGTATAAATGACACATCAATAACATATCACTAGTCAACACTATGAACAAATTTTAGTTAAGACCTGGATATAGATAATAAACTttcatgcactttatttttgttaaaagttAGATATTGTtagataaataaatcattttcactTGTGTTATCTTACCCTTAACGCTGCTTTTTTCACTCTCCAGGTGGCTGTGTGTTGTTAGCAACGGTTTCTAAGCAAATACTGCTGAACAATCTATAGAGGGCGCCATTTCACAAAACAAGAATGCAAGAGATTGACTTTTTAATTCacctttatttcattatttggatataaaatgaaacactTAACAGTTTTATAACGAAACATTAGACATTTATAACTATCAAGATTATTGAATGTCTTGCaatcatttaattatttgcatTAATTCTCATTCACATTTTGTACCACTATAGATCTTTACTGTATAGTAAAGATTCTTCTtaattaatatacaaatattagtACTACTGGGCAATTCTCTGAAAATGTCAACCATAcccaaaaaaagtaaaaaaaaaggtttttactatggtaacacacacattttaacatttggtggttcaaatacccatgtgagatctctcttcaaatttgttaaacatttgttttatttttagtgcatgatttttcatagtcaggtaagggCCATTTTCAGGatcgtcacatccataacgctacatatttcttataaatggacacatgaaaatgaatataaagtaactattttgtgttctataaagaggcatcccttctccattcattgggtgttattacttcaggattgtgcattttattttaaagaaatcctacaaagtttatcgtctcccaaaaaaaggcatcctttttttgtcacagcatgtttatttcccttttttgaaatatatattaaatatattatatatatacgtTTTTTTCAGCAATAAAGTATGAGGGGGCTTTGTTATATGGAACACAAAGCAAAGCTGTATGATAGTAATATAAAATAAGCAatctttttgtgctttattcactctgttgttgtttgttctgttgttgtttCAGATGGCGTTTCAGATGGCGTTTCAGGTGGATTTTCAGGTGGATTTTCAGGTGAATTTTCAGGTGGAGGGGGCCCTTCTAAAAATGTACGAAAATGATCATCTATGTTGAGTTCAGGCTGTTTGACTAACAGTTGGCATTTAGGGAAAAAATAGGTTGCTATCAAGCCAAAATTACTCCCTAAACTGACTACAGCTTGAGCTACGGATTTATACTTATCATTAAGACTTGTGTATGTGGGGATGAACATCACCCACGTTACACAATAAATCAAGGAGGAGATGGTGATGTCTCTGGCCAGGTTGTATTGACCAGGTGGCTTAAGAGCCATGAAGGTGGACATGAATGATAGCAGTGCCAGCACCACGTTGAAACCAATCATCAAGCCAAAGTTCAACAAGGGCTCCACTGGACATCGCAGAAATCTTGTCACGTAGTTCACCTCCAAACTGGCGACATATTGGGTTAAGGTCGGACCATCCTGGACGTACCAACCGCACAGCCCCGCTTGGACCCCGCTGCAACCCAGAACTACAAACCAGCTAACTCGCTCACGCAGGTTTGACAGGTGATCTGGACATTTTTCTGGGAATTCTGTGACGCAGACAATCTGGCAAGTAAAAGAAGACAATGGATAGACTTTATGAAACATAAATCTCTCATTAAGTGTTTTCAGGAGCGAGTAATTAACATGTATTGAGGCTTGACTGTTCTTCTCAGATTACCTGAATGGAACTGCTGAGGATGACAGAGAGGGCCACTGAGGGAAAGAAGGTGTTCAGGGGCTGCTGTAGGCGGCACGCAATATCGTTCGGCTGACCCAGGAACAGCACCAGACTGGCACATTGTGCTGTTAGGCACAACAATGTAATGCCGCTTAGCGGTCCACCAGCGATTTTCACCATTGAAGTTCCTCTGTTCCTGAAAAAATGAAACCCTACCCATGCGTGTGATGCGAGTAACAAAATTCCTCCAAACATGATTCCTATCGACTCAAAGTGGGCCCAGTCCAGGTATGTATAAACGGGAAAGACGCAATATGTGCTTCGGAAGGTGGACCACTTGCCAACCGGACATAAAGTACACTGGATGTCATCTGCCAGTGAGAAGAAGAGCCAGATAAGGTCAGTCGGCATCATACCGCAGGGAACActtaaatacatacacatatacacatatttcatttgtgttgctgccgtgaaatagattttgtgataatgcaatggaagtcaacagggGTTCAGTGTTATGGTTatcaacatccttcaaaatatcttcttttttgttccacaaaagaaCACACTCttttcaagaattttcatttttggttgaactatcactttaagagttGGATCATCTTTTGTCCTTTGCTACTTATCTTAAAGACGTGCCGATTTTTTTGGATTGAAAAACAAGAGTCATAGTTTACTCATGTGTGTTTTAGAGTTAGTGCGCTGTGTTCACGCACCTGTTCTGTTGAGATAAGTTCCTTCTTTGCAGTCAATGCAGTCAAAACAGCAGGAGTGAAAACCTTTGACCCTGCGCACCTGTCCTACCTCACAGTTTGAGGAGCAAGTGGATGCTGGCACCTGTTCCAGAAACCGTCCATCAGTAAATGACAGTTATATGATATGCTGGTTCTGTGGCATTTAACAGGAAATGTGAAGCATGAAGGTGCTGTAAGCATGCAATAAATGTCTTTTACCGGACAAAAATTACTAAAATGTCCCAAATTATCATATATGTCTGTTTGCTGTTTCTTTGGTGACTTTCCATCTGTCTTATTGTTTGCGTTTCTGGGACAGCGtgtgcgtttttttttttgtcttgtaggCCTTTTTCCAGTTTCATTGCTGATTTCAACCGTATAGCATAGCATAGCATCTTTCAGTGTGCACCTCTTTTGAATTCTAATGTCAGAAATTGTAAAACAACTTGCATTGTTTACAGCATTTTTAATATAGAAATATTTTGGTTGTTACAGTTTGTAATGTATGTTGTATTTAATGTGCGGTTCGTACCTTGGAATTTGCAGTGTGCCATTTTATGAGCTGTGTCTGAATCGTGAGGGTCTGATAAAAGTATCCAAGCACCTTAAAGTCGACAGTGCTGCCATTAAAGTTCCATTGCAGTATATCGTAGCCAAAGTTTGGATTACCTTCACTATCAAACTTAAACGGGATCCCTGAAATATTCATGGAAACATTTCGGAGCTTCTGTAACAACTGTAGGAAAGATACGAATTAATATACTTTCCTGTCAGCACTTGACAACGCTCAAATGAACAGGTTTACAGCGAGATTACCTGCCATggatagattttttttgttttggggtCCACCGCACAATTGCTGGAATTGCATCCAAGCAGGTCATGCAGCGCATGTGCCACACAGTAGACAGCAGTGTAGACGCTGAACGCTGATCGTTGGACTAGATTTATCTCCACCATGCTCACGTTGGCTTGGGTGACTTGGCTGCACGCGGGGCAAGGGTTGTCCAAAGGGGAGACGGAAAGTGGAAGGCTTGTTTCCTCCTTCTCGATTTTTGTGAAGAGCTCACGGACGTAAGGCGTGAAGAGGTCGAGAGGTCTAGTGATGTCTGCGAATGCCAAGACTGTGCCTATAGTGTTGATTCCGGGCAGGCTGGATACACCATCGTTCAGAGCCCACGCTGTGCTCGCCACCCAGACTCCTGTCATGTTACGTTTGATAACCTGGAAAGGTGAAGATCACAAGAATCACTTTGTAGAaatgtcatatactgtatagagTAATGTACATTTTCGTACTATGAGAgtcaagatctgtctggttataagcatttttcagtgttcatcagagcaaaaacatttatacagtttggaacaactcgaaggtgagtaaatgatgacagaaagtTGACAAGCACCTTTTAAGACTCaatggttagatatttgcaaaacataaagaaataaaggGTGAGTAATAATAAGGATTTTGtggcaaaaaataataatcactaCGGGTTCCAGAAGGACATCAGctaaatatgcttaataataGCAAAGTAAAATAGAGAACAgatacttaaaaatgtactgAAGAGAGTAAGAATACTTTGCAACTGTCCACCTATTTTGTTATTGATGATGTTAGAAAGTGTTTCCAAAAAAAGACTTAAATATGGCAAATATGGACCAAATGATCTTTTAATCCTCAAGCGATCACCTTTAgaattatactttttttatagtTGATAACCTCTGACCAGCAGGTATTGCCATATACTTGTTCATCTATTATGGGGCTATTAAACGATGAATCGCGGTTAATCGGATCcataataaaggtttgtgtttacataatatttgtgcttgttaattttgtatttattaacacaataacatacacatacatgtagatatatttaggaaatattagatattatataatataattgaccaa
Protein-coding regions in this window:
- the LOC130409915 gene encoding taste receptor type 1 member 3 isoform X1 produces the protein MSRMAIEGTLMVLCVILGSGISVNPPWFENITTGLFRSPGDILIGGIFPINELTSNLSERVKPDDIHCNRINSYGLSISLVMKYCVDEINANQHLLPGIKLGFESFDSCQQPSVVIWPVLQFLTKEATEEMDITCNYTDYKPRVTAIIGPNNSELVPVIGKLIGFFLMPLVSYGATSDVFSDKETFPSFMRTVPSDRWQALAMVKLLKEFGWNWVSVVGSDDEYGQKGQRQFSSMANEESICVAYQGLIPVYSNPEETIKEILDRIVEAKVGVVVVFSLPKPARDFFTEVIKRNMTGVWVASTAWALNDGVSSLPGINTIGTVLAFADITRPLDLFTPYVRELFTKIEKEETSLPLSVSPLDNPCPACSQVTQANVSMVEINLVQRSAFSVYTAVYCVAHALHDLLGCNSSNCAVDPKTKKIYPWQLLQKLRNVSMNISGIPFKFDSEGNPNFGYDILQWNFNGSTVDFKVLGYFYQTLTIQTQLIKWHTANSKVPASTCSSNCEVGQVRRVKGFHSCCFDCIDCKEGTYLNRTDDIQCTLCPVGKWSTFRSTYCVFPVYTYLDWAHFESIGIMFGGILLLASHAWVGFHFFRNRGTSMVKIAGGPLSGITLLCLTAQCASLVLFLGQPNDIACRLQQPLNTFFPSVALSVILSSSIQIVCVTEFPEKCPDHLSNLRERVSWFVVLGCSGVQAGLCGWYVQDGPTLTQYVASLEVNYVTRFLRCPVEPLLNFGLMIGFNVVLALLSFMSTFMALKPPGQYNLARDITISSLIYCVTWVMFIPTYTSLNDKYKSVAQAVVSLGSNFGLIATYFFPKCQLLVKQPELNIDDHFRTFLEGPPPPENSPENPPENPPETPSETPSETTTEQTTTE
- the odad1 gene encoding coiled-coil domain-containing protein 114, which translates into the protein MPRGRANSALSDSNDMDFDRIAETELAKLQRQYRMMESDHQAHKMQSEHIIRKQREEISKLREEQEELLRSLRVSECQARRQSDSQDTQSLRTLLERSDVLDEQLESERQTQSQLKQEIMNMEKRLQELRRGEVSEPRLTSQSRHAQKASRTLENKLNLALVRFNELMTKNSQLREDIETLRMERVRFQQLHRKLEKKLQDIRKEIRTAYDVRAEAQAEMSMMKEMSGKDLVQYLSETKELERVIAHERRLKEFMNVKCHERTTLEDDRRTEMKEQRKTDTGEETPDTLEEVFQKIQEMTGENDLEMLVTNFIQVEDRKFALFNYVNDQNTKAEILREQIYKIREEMEQFRLEGVKREQEYKLALEQVKDQQIECETQAQQYEAQADDISKTLGQIKAGVECVFSKTDCDRTLVEDTVGSSTGIRDSNIMSYLALLEQKATELLAMQAFINSKDLEKNYDPEMTAQFLLGQNPGIERQVAVVQPSINRDNSEVEDSSLTDEEDRPLSQGELLQHIRRHVSHKKDSVLIGRGDAKTPKISTMSSSRQRSL
- the LOC130409915 gene encoding taste receptor type 1 member 3 isoform X2 — protein: MRMAIEGTLMVLCVILGSGISVNPPWFENITTGLFRSPGDILIGGIFPINELTSNLSERVKPDDIHCNRINSYGLSISLVMKYCVDEINANQHLLPGIKLGFESFDSCQQPSVVIWPVLQFLTKEATEEMDITCNYTDYKPRVTAIIGPNNSELVPVIGKLIGFFLMPLVSYGATSDVFSDKETFPSFMRTVPSDRWQALAMVKLLKEFGWNWVSVVGSDDEYGQKGQRQFSSMANEESICVAYQGLIPVYSNPEETIKEILDRIVEAKVGVVVVFSLPKPARDFFTEVIKRNMTGVWVASTAWALNDGVSSLPGINTIGTVLAFADITRPLDLFTPYVRELFTKIEKEETSLPLSVSPLDNPCPACSQVTQANVSMVEINLVQRSAFSVYTAVYCVAHALHDLLGCNSSNCAVDPKTKKIYPWQLLQKLRNVSMNISGIPFKFDSEGNPNFGYDILQWNFNGSTVDFKVLGYFYQTLTIQTQLIKWHTANSKVPASTCSSNCEVGQVRRVKGFHSCCFDCIDCKEGTYLNRTDDIQCTLCPVGKWSTFRSTYCVFPVYTYLDWAHFESIGIMFGGILLLASHAWVGFHFFRNRGTSMVKIAGGPLSGITLLCLTAQCASLVLFLGQPNDIACRLQQPLNTFFPSVALSVILSSSIQIVCVTEFPEKCPDHLSNLRERVSWFVVLGCSGVQAGLCGWYVQDGPTLTQYVASLEVNYVTRFLRCPVEPLLNFGLMIGFNVVLALLSFMSTFMALKPPGQYNLARDITISSLIYCVTWVMFIPTYTSLNDKYKSVAQAVVSLGSNFGLIATYFFPKCQLLVKQPELNIDDHFRTFLEGPPPPENSPENPPENPPETPSETPSETTTEQTTTE